DNA from Physeter macrocephalus isolate SW-GA unplaced genomic scaffold, ASM283717v5 random_379, whole genome shotgun sequence:
AGCGGCCCCCACGCCTTCGGTCCTCAGCTGCAAGCCACCCACCAAGCTCTTTCCCAGCTTCTGCACCCTGGGGCACCCCGGGACCTTTGGGGCTCCTACTCCCTGGGGTTGGGCCATGAAGGCAGGTGAGAAGAGTTACTGAAGACCCGTTGTGGGCCTGTTTCTGTCTCTGGGCTCCATGGAGGAGGGCTTGGGGATTGCTGGGACTGTCTCCCACTGCTGCTTTGGACTTAACTGGGGATACCTAAGGATCCTGGAGGTTGGAGGGCACTGGTTTTTTTGTCAGATAGTGGAACTAAGTTAGGAAAAAAGGACACGAGTCTGGTGAAAAGACGCTTAAAGCTTGGCTTTTGTGGAGTCCTCACAAAAACCTAGAAGTGGGCTCTTTAAGAATATTAGCTGGCTCATGAGGTTCGTAGAATGTCAACTAGAGTAGGAAGGCCAGAAACCCATAAAAAGACTGTAAAGTTGGCATGATGTCATGGCCAGAAGGAATGATGTCATTGCAGACCATTACAGAAAAGACTGATCTCTGTTATGTTAGGGAGTGAAGCGGGGTGGAGTCTTTAAAATGGATACAGAAACTATGATGTCAGAGCCCAGGTTAGCTGTGTGCAGTGGAGTGGAGTTTGGGTTCTTTGGGAAGAGGGCTGGTACCACCAAGAGGGAGGGTCCTGGTCTCTTTAAGGAGCTGTGGTGGGCTGTGAGAGCCTGGTGATGTCACAGGCGGGAGAGTTTAGGATTGGCTGACCACTGATCCTGCTTTTCCTTGAAAGgactgggaagaggaaggaagcaagaggGGGAAACTCCTTGGTTGCTATGGCAACACCAACCTTCCTTGCTTCATCTCTCCCCCACTTGACCATTCCAGATGCAGTGAGTGAGGGGGGGGCCATGGCGGAGGAGCGGCCCCCCCGGCTGGTGGATTACTTCGTGATAGCTGGGCTTGCAGGGAACGGAGCACCCATCCCTGAGGAAACGTGGGTTCCTGAACCCAGTGGGCCCCTTCGCCCTCCCCGGCCAGCTGAGCCCATCACAGATGTGGCAGTCATCGCTAGGGCCCTTGGCGAGGAGGTGCCCCAGGGCTACACATGCATCCAGGCTTCTGCGGGGGGCCACCCCTTGGAACTCAGTGCTGGGCTCCTGGGTGGAACTCAACCAGTCATCTGCTACCGGAGGGGGCGTGACAGGCCCCCCCTCGTTGAGCTGGGGTGTGTGCACCTACCCATGCTGGCaccaagggaggctgggaggagatCTGGGGTGAGGCAGGGAGAGGTAGGGGTATGGGATGAGGGATGTGCAATGGGAATGGGAAGAGAGTGGGCTAGAGGCCAGGGAGAAGGGCCTGAAGTTGTGCGTACTTAGTTCTCACACAGATTTGGGAGCATATACTTGTGCTGCTACttgctagctatgtgaccttaggcaggttaTTGAGCCCCTCTGGGCCTtttcccttatctgtaaattggggaaaATAATACCTCCTCATAGGGtggttgagaagattaaatgagataatccatgtaaggGACTTAGCACAGagtcaataaatggtagcttttattcttaatatttattaacgAGCTTGAGAACCATGGAAGGTTTGAGGAGTTGTTACTGATCAAGAAGTAGAGCCAAGGGCAGAAGAGGGGTACAGCGTTTTGGAGGGCAGAGTTCAGCAAGAAGTGGGTCCTGGTGTTGGGGTTTGACTAGGCTGAGTAGGTAGGACTAGGTAGGCAGATCTAGCAGGACTGGGGTCTTTCTCTGTATTGGACTTCTGacatctctctctgttctctgtgCCAAGGGTGTTGTATGAGGGGAAGGAACGTCCCAAGCCTGGCTTCCAAGTGCTAGCTACGACACCCTACAGCCACTCAGCCAACCTGGCACCTCCAGGCCCTGGGCACCCCCGCACCTACCTCACTTACCGGCGGGCAGCAGAGGGGGCAGGGTTGCATGCCCTGGGCATCACTGACCTCTGCCTGGTGCTGCCCAGCAAGGGCGAGGGCACGCCTCATACTTACTGCCAATTGCCCCGCAACCTCAACCCTGGCATGGTGAGTGGGACCCTGAGCCAGGAGCTGAGACCTGCACCATCTCTGTGTGACGGTGTGGACCCTGGGCACAAAGGGTATCCTAGGACCAAGGCGTCTAACGGTGGGGCGGGGCCCAGAGGTGTGACTCTCATCTTGGGGGACTGGGATTAGTGGGAGTTATAAAGACCACGTAGGGGTGGTGGAGAAAATGAACCCCAGAAACCTTTGTTAGCTGTGTGTCTGCTTGTCTCTTGCCATTTCTGGGGCAGTGGGGCCCAGCAGTGTACCTGTGCTACAAGGTGGGCCTGGCCAAGGCCAACACGCTGGTGTATGAGGCAGGTGAGTAGCCCCTCTGTCTCCAACCCCTTGACCCTCTGTGTTCCTCTGCCCTGATGCCTCTTGGCTGGTACCTTCAGTGTCCACAGAACTCACTTCCCCTTTGCTGCTTGGCCCTTCTCTGGGAtcccctgcttccttcccctgGAGTCTGATGGACCCTACTCCTTTTGGGTACCCCCACTCTGCCGGGGGTGCAGAGCTGCTGGGCCGCTACCCAGAGGAGGACAATGAGGCGTTCCCGCTGCCCGAGTCAGTGCCCGTCTTCTGCCTGCCCATGGGGGCCACTATCGAGTGCTGGCCTGCCCAGACCAAGTACCCCGTGCCCGTCTTCTCCACCTTTGTGCTCACGGGTGCAGCTGGTGATAAGGTGGGTGTGCAGAGTGTGGTCAGGGGTCCGGGCTCCACAGGGCCCGCCTGACTGCCCCTCTGTCCTGCCAGGTGTACGGTGCTGCCTTGCAGTTCTACGAGGCGTTCCCGAGGACCAGGCTCTCGGAGCGGCAAGCGCGGGCCCTGGGCCTGCTGAGCGCTGTGGAGCGGGGCCGGGCACTGGGGGGCCGAGCTGTGCGCAGCCGCCGTGCCATCGCTGTGCTGTCCCGCTGGCCTGCCTTCCCTGCCTTCCGCGCCTTCCTCACCTTCCTCTACCGCTACTCCGTCTCAGGCCCCCACCGCCTGCCCCTGGAAGCGTGAGCATGAGACTTTCCCGACACTGGGAAGGGTTATGAGGGGATCTCGGGAGGCCAGGAGAGATGGGTGAGATTAGGCTggagcgggggtggtggtggggacccTGGGTGGGCAGAGGAGTGGGGATGGGGCTGTAGTGCGTGGCTGGAGAGTTGGTCCATTGCAAAAGTGCTCCTGGCTGAGGGGCTGAGTGGGGCCTGAAATCCAGGCTACACTTGCTAGCTAAGTCCTGGCCAGGGGCTGTGCAGGCCCAGAGGGAATCTCTTCTGATTTGCATAAATGCTGTACATAATGGAGGCTCTGATGGCTGACACCAGTCTCGAGGTGGATCTCAGGGAGGATTAAGGTTCTTGTGGACAGGTGAAGGAGAAGAGCAAATGTGGCTGAATGAAGTAGACTGGGAGTCTGCCTCTAACTGgacccctctctcccccaggcACATCTCCCACTTCATTCACAatgtccccttcccttccccacagaGACCCCGCATCCTGGTGCAGGtgagagctgaggctggggctggatGGGAGGAGGAGAACTGCCAGGGGCTAGTCTTCACCATCCTGACCTGTGGCTCTTCTGTCTCCCAGATGTCTCCCTATGACAACCTGCTCCTCTGCCAGCCTGTAtcctcacccctgcccctcagGTATGTGCCCAGGTTGGGGGGGCTTTGATGACCAAGGACATGGTAGGTGCCAGGCAGGTGGGCACAGGTGTTGAGGTCTGTGCAGGCTGGGCCCGGGTGGTGTCTGTGCCCAGTGACTAGGGAAAGGCCTCCTGCTGACTCCTCCCCCACCTTGGCATTGCCCGCAGCGGTGCCAGCTTCCTGCAGCTGCTGCAGAGCCTAGGCCCTGAGCTGGCTGTCACGCTGCTACTGGCTGTGCTCACGGAACACAAACTACTAGTCCACTCACTGCGGCCGGACCTGCTCACCAGCGTCTGCGAGGCCCTCGTCTCTGTGAGTGCTACCCTGCCCAGACTGCCTTGCCTAGAGTGTTCTTTCTGGTGCCCCGGTCCCTACCTAGATTctccttacttttcttttcttggggAGGGTTCCTCAGCCTTTTACCCTTGGGCATGACCTACAGGACATACAGAGCCCAACTCCCACAGCTTCTCTCAACAGGCACCactccccagggcccaggccccCTCTCCTGCTGCCCCTACGCCCTGCTCACTGGTCCTCACTCCCTGATGCTTTAGATGATCTTCCCGCTGCACTGGCAGTGCCCCTACATTCCGCTGTGCCCGCTAGTGCTGGCAGACGTGCTGAGTGCCCCCGTGCCCTTCATCGTGGGTATCCACTCCAGTTACTTCGATCTGCATGACCCGCCTGCGGATGTCATCTGTGTTGATCTTGATACCAACACATTCTTCCAGTAAGAGGGTTGGGTCTTGTCCAGGGGGTTTCtaggtggggggggggcaggagagggctgGTGTATGCAGTGTACCTGCTCAAAAGCAGCCTCAGGCAAAACGTGGAGGAGGCTGGCGAGGAGCCCCAtcaccctttcttccttctgtttatcTCACAGGACTGAGGAAAAGAAGCCCCTCTCCCCTCGGATCCTGCCCCGCAGACCCTACAAGGTTCTGCTGGCTACACTGACAAACCTGTACCAGCAGCTGGATCAGAGTGAGGAGCGTGGGTGGCGGTGGGAGGCTGGAAACTGTCATTGACCTTAAACCTCCAGTTTGGGGAGGCCTGTGGAGAGCTGACCTTACTTGAGGAGGTTAGAGGAGTTAGGCTTTCATTTGGTGGAAGTGAGAGGAATTCAAATTCCAGTTTAAGCAAGAGGGAAGCGCATGTCACATTAATATTCCTGAATATGTCAGGGAGGTTGAGCTTGTCATTGGGGAGGCTTGAAACTGTTACCtgaaggtaactttttttttgtaaattcttttttttgaattaattaattatttatttttggctgcatcgggtcttcattgctgcgtgcgggcttttttctagttgcggcgagcgggggctactctttgttgcggtacacgggcttctcattgtggtggcttctcttgtggcgcacgggctctaggcacgtgggcttcagtagttgtggcgcgcgggctcagtagttgtggctcgcgggctctagagcgcaggctcagtagttgtggcgcacaggcttagttgctccgtggcatgtgggatcttcccagaccagggctcgaacccgtgtcccctgcattggcaggtggattcttaaccactgggccaccagggaagtccctgaaggtaACTTTTTAGTTACTATTGGTACCAGGTCTCTTAGGAGCTGCCGGTGGTGGGGTAGCAACAGTGACTTCTGTGTGAAGAGCAGGGTTGAGGCAAGCCCTACGGGTGCTGGCCCTGATTCTCAGGCTGCCCTGGTCCCCAGCATATACTGGACCCGAGGAGGAGGCCTCCCTGGAATTCCTACTGACAGACTACGAGGCAGTGTGTGGCCGCCGGGCCCGGCTGGAGCGCGAGGTCCAGGGAGCCTTCCTCCGCTTCATGGCCTGCCTGCTCAAGGGCTACCGGGACTTCCTGCGCCCGCTCACCCAGGCCCCCTCTGAGGGGTCTCGTGATGTCGACAACCTCTTCTTCCTGCAGGGTAAAGGGGGCCTGTCTCTGCTTGGGGAGGGTGTCACGGGAtgggtggccaggggctgggctcCATGGGGAAGCCCGGGGGGACAGGGAATCACACAGTTTCTTGTTCCTTCACTCAGCACATGTTTTTGTGGGCACCAGCTTTGAGATGTATGCTCTTCTGGGCTTGGAGAGGGGATAAGGGTACAAAGATGAACCAGCTGTGGCCCTGCCCtctgggaagccctgggcttgGTGGGGACACAGTGACGCCTGTGGTGAGCCACCCCCATGGGTGAAACTCTCTTCCCTTGGAGACTCCCTAGTCTGAGGTCCTCCTAGGTGCCAACAGATAAAAGGGAGGGGATTCCATGGAACTGTGGTGCTGGGGTAGCTGAGCTGGTCGGCTTGGCGTGTGGTGTAGTGGTGCCAAAGGGGCCAAAGAGGGGATGGCTTTGATGGCCTTGGACGCCAAGTTGGCAGGGAGCCAAGAAAAGGGTTCAGAAGGGGGTGCCTGTGGTAGGGACCCCTGGTAACCTTCCTCTGCCCCATTCTCATCCGTCAGGCTTCCTCAAATCCCGGGAACGCTCCAGCCACAAGCTGTACTCCCAGCTGCTACACACACAGATGTTCTCGCAGTTCATTGAGGAATGTTCTTTTGGCTCTGCTCGGCATGCTGCCCTGGAATTCTTTGACTCTTGTGTTGACAAGGTATTGGGCATTATCCCTTCTCTTCATGCCCTTTGCCCTCTGCTCTCCTCTTGGCAGTCTGTGTTATCCCAGGTATAAACACTCTACATCTCATCTGTGGCAGGGATGGTGCCCCTGGGGTTATACAGGGCACAGCCTATGCAGCATACGTGACCGGCCTCATAGACGTACCGTCTTCCCATTCCTCACTCCATCCCCCAGCTCTGTCTCCAGGGCCTTGGTGGAATCTGGACCCACTACCTCCTTCCCTGTGGCTATGCTTTCCTGGGAGATGCTCATTCTCTTACCATCCTGCTCCAGGTCCACCCAGAGCAGGAGAAGCCTGAGCCAACACCCTTGGTGGAGCTGGAGGAGCTGTCGGGAAGTGAGCTCACTGTCTTTATCACACCTCCCGAGGAGCCGCCGGCGCCAGAGGGCAGTGAATCTACCCCCCAGTACTGGTGAGAGCCTCTTGTCCCCTCACTTGTTGTGAGGCCCCATAGGCTGACTTAGTAACGACTGCTCCTGATGTtgcttctctctgcccctccagCTACGATGGGTTCCCCGAACTACGGGCTGAGCTGTTTGAGTCTCCTCAAGAGCAACCCGGGGCTCTGCCTGTGCCAGGTCCATCCCGTAGTGCCCCCAGCAGTCCTGCCCCTCGCCGTACCAAACAGGTAACCCGCAGGTGGGCCCCCCAGAGGCATCTGGCTCAGGCCAAGGGCtgctgcttcagtttcttcatctgtaaaatgggtataatagtaTTTACCCCATAAGGTCGTTGGAAGTTTCAGTTATGTCTGGCACATAAAAGGCACATgaaatattagctattgttaCCACTGTCATCATCCTCATCTTCATTTTCTGAGCACTCTGGGAAACCAGGGGCTTGCTGCCTCTTCCAGGGTACCTGCCTAAGCTCAAGCTAGGCATCTCTGCTTGGGGATCCTGGGCTGTGTGTGCAGCATCTCTCCCGCCTCGTCAGTGCACAGACCCTTCCTCAGGGAGGGTGCTGCTTCTCCCACACTATTTTAAGACCTGCGCTGCCCTGGCATTGTACTCACCCAGGTGTGTCCCCTGCCCTACCTAGGAGATGAAGATCGCACAGCGGATGGCGCAGAAGTCAGCAGCTGTGCCTGAGCTCTGGGCCCGGTGCCTGCTGGGCCACTGCTATGGGCTGTGGTTCCTGTGTCTGCCTGCCTATGTGCGGTCGGCGCCCTCCAGGGTGCGGGCACTGCAAACGGCTTACCAGGTGCTGCGCCAGATGGAGAGCCGCAAGGTGGTGCTGCCCGACGAGGTGGGCACCCGCGCCCAGTcccaggggcttgtgcaggcaTGGGGGCTGTGAGAGGGAAACTTGGTGACCATGGAAAGCAGATGGGGAGCACGGGCCCAAGTTGAGAGCTGGGCAGGTGCTCCATCACATTCACTGAATTAATGAGCACGTTCAGGGTGTAGCAGTAGAGACTGCAGGGTGGCAGGCTCAGCAGGAAGGGTAGGTGGCTCTGAGGCAAGCCCAGGAGCTGCCAGGGGCCAGTGAAGTCTGTGAGAACTGGGGAGGCTGGAGAAGGGTGCTCGCTGAGACTTGAGGACTTGGGCTGGGAGTGAGTCCGCTCTCATCCTGCGCATCTCCTGGCCCAGGTGTGTTATCGTGTGTTGATGCAGCTCTGCTCACACTATGGGCAGCCCGTGTTGTCTGTGCGGGTCATGCTGGACATGCGGCGGGCAGGCATCGTGCCCAACACCATCACCTACGGCTACTATAACAAGGTACCTAACTTGGGGTGAGGGGGGGATGGCAGCCTGTGCCAGGTATGTGTGTGGGGAGGATGCTGCTCCCTGACACCTgctgctctcccctctccttggAGATCAGGCCCATACAATCCAACAAGGTCCTGTCACCATTGTCACCCATTGTGCTCCTCTAGTGCCTTAGCACCTGCAGACGGTTTTCTCATACTTGGCTGCTTTGATTTTCACCCACAATACCCCTGACAAGGAGGTTGGGCGAGTACTGCTACCTCCCGATGATGGCTAATAGTGGGAGccaatatgccaggcactgttccaaatACATTTTCCACATCAAATCATTTTATCTTTACCACAGCCCCATGAAGTAGAATGATTATtgtccccatcttacagatgaggccATGAGGTTGCAGGGGCTTAGTAACTTGTCCGAGGTACCACAGTGAGTAAGTTAGGGAGTTAGGAGATGCACACAGGCATGCTGATGTTTCCTGAATTCAGGCCCTTAACCATGATACTAACctatgtttcctgttttttagatgaggaaactaatgaCCAAAAAAATGAACCGATTTCTTCAAAGCCCATAGTTTATAAACAGCAGAGTCTGGATCCAGGTTGTCTCCACTGCTTCTGGCTTCCTCTAGAACCCCTCAGGGTGGCAGCTGCCAACTGTCCCTTCTGGGCTCTCGTTCCTGGCTGAGCCATTGGCAGGACAGTCCTAGGCAGGATGTCTGGAGGAGAAGGTGGTCCCTGGGGCTCCAGGTCAGGCAGTTGGCGTCAGGCTGAGGCCAGGGTATGGAAGTAGGCCATCTTCATGGGCACTGTGCTTGGCAGGCCGTGCTGGAAAGCAAGTGGCCGTCTGGTACACCGGGTGGGCGCCTGCGCTGGGCCAAGCTCCGGAACGTGGTCCTGGGGGCTGCTCAGTTCCGCCAGCCCTTGAGAGAACGGCGGCAGCGGTGGCAGCATCCGAAgcgggaggaggaggcagagacGGCAGCACAAGAGGCAGGCGGCTCCCAGACAGGTGGGTAGGGGCTGGGGACACGGGCAGGGGGATAGGCATGGAGAGCTGGGGCTGGTCTAGTGGCTGGCACTGGGTGTTCTCAGAGTGGATAAACTATACTTGGCTGGTAACAAAAGAGATGAAGTTCTGCCTGGGAGGAGCCCTATAAATCCAGGTCCACGTAAGGAGCTCTGTTTTGGAACTGGGGGCTGGGTTTCTAGCTGGCTGCCTTTCAGCCCCCTCTCTGTCTTTTACAGAGCCCTATCTGGAGCGCCCCTCCCCTACCCGCCCCCTTCAGCGCCAGACTACCTGGGCTGGGCGAAGCCTGAGGGACCCTGCCTCGCCTACGGGCCGCCTGGTGAAGAGTGGCAGCCTGGGTAGTGCCCGAGGGGCACAGCCCACTGTGGAGGCTGGCGTGGCCCACAGTGAGTGCCCTTGTCCCACACCCCAACCCTCAGCCTCGTCAGCTTCCCTGACCACTTGCCAGTGAAAGAGGGGAAGGCCA
Protein-coding regions in this window:
- the DENND4B gene encoding DENN domain-containing protein 4B isoform X1, producing the protein MKADAVSEGGAMAEERPPRLVDYFVIAGLAGNGAPIPEETWVPEPSGPLRPPRPAEPITDVAVIARALGEEVPQGYTCIQASAGGHPLELSAGLLGGTQPVICYRRGRDRPPLVELGVLYEGKERPKPGFQVLATTPYSHSANLAPPGPGHPRTYLTYRRAAEGAGLHALGITDLCLVLPSKGEGTPHTYCQLPRNLNPGMWGPAVYLCYKVGLAKANTLVYEAELLGRYPEEDNEAFPLPESVPVFCLPMGATIECWPAQTKYPVPVFSTFVLTGAAGDKVYGAALQFYEAFPRTRLSERQARALGLLSAVERGRALGGRAVRSRRAIAVLSRWPAFPAFRAFLTFLYRYSVSGPHRLPLEAHISHFIHNVPFPSPQRPRILVQMSPYDNLLLCQPVSSPLPLSGASFLQLLQSLGPELAVTLLLAVLTEHKLLVHSLRPDLLTSVCEALVSMIFPLHWQCPYIPLCPLVLADVLSAPVPFIVGIHSSYFDLHDPPADVICVDLDTNTFFQTEEKKPLSPRILPRRPYKVLLATLTNLYQQLDQTYTGPEEEASLEFLLTDYEAVCGRRARLEREVQGAFLRFMACLLKGYRDFLRPLTQAPSEGSRDVDNLFFLQGFLKSRERSSHKLYSQLLHTQMFSQFIEECSFGSARHAALEFFDSCVDKVHPEQEKPEPTPLVELEELSGSELTVFITPPEEPPAPEGSESTPQYCYDGFPELRAELFESPQEQPGALPVPGPSRSAPSSPAPRRTKQEMKIAQRMAQKSAAVPELWARCLLGHCYGLWFLCLPAYVRSAPSRVRALQTAYQVLRQMESRKVVLPDEVCYRVLMQLCSHYGQPVLSVRVMLDMRRAGIVPNTITYGYYNKAVLESKWPSGTPGGRLRWAKLRNVVLGAAQFRQPLRERRQRWQHPKREEEAETAAQEAGGSQTEPYLERPSPTRPLQRQTTWAGRSLRDPASPTGRLVKSGSLGSARGAQPTVEAGVAHMIEALGVLEPRGSPVPWHDGSLSDLSLTGEEPAPGGSPGDAGSALSTQSAETLQGPSGRVPKAGWHQDEASTPRRGLGARLQQLLTPSRRSPASRVPPPELPPDLPPPARRSPMDSLLRPRERPGSTASEVSSASLGSEWDLSESSLSSMSLRHSSERLSDTPGSFQPPSLEILLSSCSLCRACDSLVYDEEIMAGWAPDDSNLNTTCPFCTCPFVPLLSVQTFDSRPSAPSPKPASAGASGSKDAPVPGGPGPVLSDRRLCLALDEPQLCNGHVGGTSRRVESGAWAYLSPLVLRKELESLVENEGSEVLALPELPAAHPIIFWNLLWYFQRLRLPSILPCLVLASCDGPPPPQAPSPWIMPDPASVQVRLLWDVLTPDPVSCPPLYVLWRVHSQIPQRVVWPGPVPASLSLALLESVLRHVGLNEVHKAIGLLLETLGPPSTGLHLQRGIYREILFLTLAALGKDHVDIVAFDKKYKSAFNKLASSMGKEELRQRRAQMPTPKAIDCRKYFGAPLEC
- the DENND4B gene encoding DENN domain-containing protein 4B isoform X2; the encoded protein is MKADAVSEGGAMAEERPPRLVDYFVIAGLAGNGAPIPEETWVPEPSGPLRPPRPAEPITDVAVIARALGEEVPQGYTCIQASAGGHPLELSAGLLGGTQPVICYRRGRDRPPLVELGVLYEGKERPKPGFQVLATTPYSHSANLAPPGPGHPRTYLTYRRAAEGAGLHALGITDLCLVLPSKGEGTPHTYCQLPRNLNPGMWGPAVYLCYKVGLAKANTLVYEAELLGRYPEEDNEAFPLPESVPVFCLPMGATIECWPAQTKYPVPVFSTFVLTGAAGDKVYGAALQFYEAFPRTRLSERQARALGLLSAVERGRALGGRAVRSRRAIAVLSRWPAFPAFRAFLTFLYRYSVSGPHRLPLEAHISHFIHNVPFPSPQRPRILVQMSPYDNLLLCQPVSSPLPLSGASFLQLLQSLGPELAVTLLLAVLTEHKLLVHSLRPDLLTSVCEALVSMIFPLHWQCPYIPLCPLVLADVLSAPVPFIVGIHSSYFDLHDPPADVICVDLDTNTFFQTEEKKPLSPRILPRRPYKVLLATLTNLYQQLDQTYTGPEEEASLEFLLTDYEAVCGRRARLEREVQGAFLRFMACLLKGYRDFLRPLTQAPSEGSRDVDNLFFLQGFLKSRERSSHKLYSQLLHTQMFSQFIEECSFGSARHAALEFFDSCVDKVHPEQEKPEPTPLVELEELSGSELTVFITPPEEPPAPEGSESTPQYCYDGFPELRAELFESPQEQPGALPVPGPSRSAPSSPAPRRTKQEMKIAQRMAQKSAAVPELWARCLLGHCYGLWFLCLPAYVRSAPSRVRALQTAYQVLRQMESRKVVLPDEVCYRVLMQLCSHYGQPVLSVRVMLDMRRAGIVPNTITYGYYNKAVLESKWPSGTPGGRLRWAKLRNVVLGAAQFRQPLRERRQRWQHPKREEEAETAAQEAGGSQTEPYLERPSPTRPLQRQTTWAGRSLRDPASPTGRLVKSGSLGSARGAQPTVEAGVAHMIEALGVLEPRGSPVPWHDGSLSDLSLTGEEPAPGGSPGDAGSALSTQSAETLQGPSGRVPKAGWHQDEASTPRRGLGARLQQLLTPSRRSPASRVPPPELPPDLPPPARRSPMDSLLRPRERPGSTASESSASLGSEWDLSESSLSSMSLRHSSERLSDTPGSFQPPSLEILLSSCSLCRACDSLVYDEEIMAGWAPDDSNLNTTCPFCTCPFVPLLSVQTFDSRPSAPSPKPASAGASGSKDAPVPGGPGPVLSDRRLCLALDEPQLCNGHVGGTSRRVESGAWAYLSPLVLRKELESLVENEGSEVLALPELPAAHPIIFWNLLWYFQRLRLPSILPCLVLASCDGPPPPQAPSPWIMPDPASVQVRLLWDVLTPDPVSCPPLYVLWRVHSQIPQRVVWPGPVPASLSLALLESVLRHVGLNEVHKAIGLLLETLGPPSTGLHLQRGIYREILFLTLAALGKDHVDIVAFDKKYKSAFNKLASSMGKEELRQRRAQMPTPKAIDCRKYFGAPLEC
- the DENND4B gene encoding DENN domain-containing protein 4B isoform X4: MKADAVSEGGAMAEERPPRLVDYFVIAGLAGNGAPIPEETWVPEPSGPLRPPRPAEPITDVAVIARALGEEVPQGYTCIQASAGGHPLELSAGLLGGTQPVICYRRGRDRPPLVELGVLYEGKERPKPGFQVLATTPYSHSANLAPPGPGHPRTYLTYRRAAEGAGLHALGITDLCLVLPSKGEGTPHTYCQLPRNLNPGMWGPAVYLCYKVGLAKANTLVYEAGVRCCLAVLRGVPEDQALGAASAGPGPAERCGAGPGTGGPSCAQPPCHRCAVPLACLPCLPRLPHLPLPLLRLRPPPPAPGSRPRILVQMSPYDNLLLCQPVSSPLPLSGASFLQLLQSLGPELAVTLLLAVLTEHKLLVHSLRPDLLTSVCEALVSMIFPLHWQCPYIPLCPLVLADVLSAPVPFIVGIHSSYFDLHDPPADVICVDLDTNTFFQTEEKKPLSPRILPRRPYKVLLATLTNLYQQLDQTYTGPEEEASLEFLLTDYEAVCGRRARLEREVQGAFLRFMACLLKGYRDFLRPLTQAPSEGSRDVDNLFFLQGFLKSRERSSHKLYSQLLHTQMFSQFIEECSFGSARHAALEFFDSCVDKVHPEQEKPEPTPLVELEELSGSELTVFITPPEEPPAPEGSESTPQYCYDGFPELRAELFESPQEQPGALPVPGPSRSAPSSPAPRRTKQEMKIAQRMAQKSAAVPELWARCLLGHCYGLWFLCLPAYVRSAPSRVRALQTAYQVLRQMESRKVVLPDEVCYRVLMQLCSHYGQPVLSVRVMLDMRRAGIVPNTITYGYYNKAVLESKWPSGTPGGRLRWAKLRNVVLGAAQFRQPLRERRQRWQHPKREEEAETAAQEAGGSQTEPYLERPSPTRPLQRQTTWAGRSLRDPASPTGRLVKSGSLGSARGAQPTVEAGVAHMIEALGVLEPRGSPVPWHDGSLSDLSLTGEEPAPGGSPGDAGSALSTQSAETLQGPSGRVPKAGWHQDEASTPRRGLGARLQQLLTPSRRSPASRVPPPELPPDLPPPARRSPMDSLLRPRERPGSTASEVSSASLGSEWDLSESSLSSMSLRHSSERLSDTPGSFQPPSLEILLSSCSLCRACDSLVYDEEIMAGWAPDDSNLNTTCPFCTCPFVPLLSVQTFDSRPSAPSPKPASAGASGSKDAPVPGGPGPVLSDRRLCLALDEPQLCNGHVGGTSRRVESGAWAYLSPLVLRKELESLVENEGSEVLALPELPAAHPIIFWNLLWYFQRLRLPSILPCLVLASCDGPPPPQAPSPWIMPDPASVQVRLLWDVLTPDPVSCPPLYVLWRVHSQIPQRVVWPGPVPASLSLALLESVLRHVGLNEVHKAIGLLLETLGPPSTGLHLQRGIYREILFLTLAALGKDHVDIVAFDKKYKSAFNKLASSMGKEELRQRRAQMPTPKAIDCRKYFGAPLEC